From a single Fusarium fujikuroi IMI 58289 draft genome, chromosome FFUJ_chr03 genomic region:
- a CDS encoding related to nuclear protein ES2, producing MDTSGSGTSSALVRKRTDTDLMPPPPQVKKIKRPKKVLDEDTYTEALSQIIARDFFPGLLQTEIQQEYLDALESKDSAWISSAGRRLQHVMTPGRRNAPLSSQPNSFTAGDRTPSTYGGDTPASVTSNVPDPQPRLGANMSLTKFQATYTSEDNESFYKLVDKQNQKKADKYAWLWRGNKLPSKQMIKQKEVEDRLSQTRSLIDDGFKKDLLAIKDKDDRPARPDSWNANPRNGLMFRPDGLDDGVLTVSQKAEESSRMAPKSIVYENTRMPQPRITPRPPSPTMSAVRDAIAGKPRKDDRDSSIVSGGETPRVNGYAFVDDEDNEDEPILPAPIINLGPGDAAPNPFRLQEQRDRESLHERMVERISQSKKESSRNGLTGRVDKTPVPKFPSSPRVNGGLTPAAQRLWSKVGTPGRGSSGSSFGNSKPMTPRGSLLRSVRRPGSTSGKK from the coding sequence ATGGACACATCAGGGTCGGGGACCTCAAGTGCGCTGGTACGCAAGCGGACAGACACAGACTTGATGCCCCCGCCTCCTCAAGTCAAAAAGATAAAGCGACCCAAGAAGGTACTTGACGAAGATACCTACACAGAAGCACTATCACAAATCATCGCCCGGGACTTCTTCCCCGGACTCCTTCAAACTGAGATACAGCAAGAATATCTGGATGCCCTTGAGTCAAAGGATTCTGCCTGGATCTCAAGTGCGGGCCGAAGACTTCAGCATGTCATGACACCTGGACGCCGAAATGCACCTCTCTCATCACAACCGAATTCTTTCACTGCCGGTGACAGGACACCTTCGACATATGGCGGTGATACGCCAGCTTCAGTTACCTCTAATGTTCCGGACCCCCAACCAAGGCTAGGGGCCAACATGAGCCTAACAAAATTTCAAGCTACTTACACAAGTGAGGATAATGAAAGCTTTTATAAGCTAGTCGACAAACAGAATCAGAAAAAGGCGGACAAATATGCCTGGCTTTGGCGTGGTAACAAACTACCGTCAAAGCAAATGATCAAACAgaaagaggttgaagatcgACTGAGCCAAACCCGAAGCCTCATAGATGACGGATTCAAGAAGGACCTGCTGGCCATCAAGGACAAAGATGACCGTCCAGCTCGCCCGGATTCCTGGAATGCCAACCCTCGAAATGGGTTGATGTTCAGACCTGACGGGTTAGATGATGGTGTCCTCACCGTTTCTCAGAAGGCCGAAGAATCTTCAAGGATGGCTCCAAAGTCCATAGTCTACGAGAACACGAGAATGCCACAACCGCGTATCACACCGAGGCCGCCATCTCCGACCATGTCAGCGGTGCGAGACGCCATTGCCGGCAAGCCTCGGAAAGATGACCGAGACTCTAGCATCGTTAGCGGAGGCGAGACACCAAGAGTTAATGGGTATGCATTTGTGGACGACGAGGATAATGAAGATGAGCCAATCCTCCCTGCTCCTATTATCAACCTAGGCCCGGGAGATGCAGCTCCAAACCCTTTCCGCCTGCAAGAGCAACGCGACAGAGAGAGTCTACATGAACGCATGGTGGAGAGGATATCTCAGTCGAAGAAGGAATCCTCAAGGAATGGACTTACAGGGAGAGTTGACAAGACGCCGGTTCCAAAGTTTCCGAGTAGTCCTCGGGTCAACGGTGGACTTACACCTGCAGCACAAAGGCTTTGGAGTAAGGTTGGCACCCCTGGACGAGGATCAAGTGGGAGCTCATTTGGAAATTCCAAACCTATGACTCCCAGAGGATCACTTTTGAGATCAGTGAGAAGACCTGGCTCAACATCCGGAAAGAAGTAA
- a CDS encoding probable abc1 protein precursor, whose product MRFVDFAIDLAAVLNASRGVAAKHVALRGRQIDTYSRTSSVAAALRKRNAQRSPPTGEKVHNATVAGDEVVYEQAAPAARETKPIIETSKQNVPPEVTRTERAPFNSPIPNFRPSPQQQATTEPAKEDDLDLPPGIDVNIFHTARGSKVLDSLRKQGRPGAPPARPGVGGPVKPHPMRDWPPRPPPLEESYEEKPAKPQEPVLKPVEPVEPVEPAEKEPLIEKFVPKKQLEEKPVEQKPVEESSVPEPEKTTPSAPTAERKIDEDVIQAAREIAGETTTPSETPYALRESKVPSSRISRIWNYSGLAAGMLGGAMTEGFSRAFGGGGEGSVLLSEKNMERLVAKLSRMRGAALKLGQMMSFQDTKMLPAPIQQVLQRVQDRADYMPAWQRDRVLVANLGPEWRDLFSDFEEKPIAAASIGQVHKATLKNGKRVAVKIQFPGVADSINSDLDNLSILLTATKLLPKGLYLNKTIDNARLELGWECDYERELQCAQRYKELLGSSEKDVFMVPNVYPEASGKQVLTMDFMDGIGVTRITSFTQEQRDWIGTQILRLCLREITEFRFMQTDPNWTNFLYNADVNKLELLDFGASREYPDEFVTQYVQLLAAASRSDKAAVKELSKSLGYLTGHESRTMVEAHTKSVLTLAEPFLANAPDIYDFKDQTITERVKALIPVMLHERLAPPPEETYSLHRKLSGAFLLCAKLGSKVPCKSMFEDALAKGGYSR is encoded by the coding sequence ATGAGGTTCGTCGACTTCGCAATCGACCTTGCGGCAGTGCTCAATGCCTCTCGAGGTGTCGCCGCTAAGCATGTCGCGCTCCGAGGTCGCCAGATCGATACCTACAGTCGAACTTCGAGCGTTGCCGCGGCATTGAGGAAGCGAAATGCTCAAAGGAGCCCACCGACGGGGGAGAAAGTACATAATGCTACGGTGGCGGGCGATGAGGTTGTATACGAGCAAGCTGCACCGGCAGCACGAGAGACGAAGCCTATAATCGAGACATCGAAACAAAATGTCCCGCCTGAAGTGACGAGAACTGAAAGAGCACCCTTCAATAGCCCGATACCCAATTTCAGACCGAGCCCACAACAGCAAGCTACAACGGAACCAGCGAAAGAGGATGACCTTGATCTACCGCCTGGGATCGACGTTAATATCTTCCATACCGCGAGAGGCTCCAAGGTCCTCGACTCTCTACGAAAGCAAGGCCGGCCCGGAGCACCTCCTGCACGCCCCGGAGTTGGGGGTCCAGTGAAGCCACATCCCATGCGAGACTGGCCTCCGCGCCCACCACCCCTCGAAGAGAGCTATGAAGAGAAGCCAGCAAAACCTCAAGAGCCAGTGTTGAAGCCAGTGGAACCCGTAGAGCCTGTAGAGCCAGCTGAGAAGGAGCCCCTGATTGAGAAGTTTGTGCCGAAGAAACAGTTGGAGGAGAAGCCCGTCGAGCAGAAACCGGTGGAGGAAAGCTCCGTGCCTGAACCAGAAAAGACCACTCCGTCAGCCCCTACAGCAGAAAGAAAGATCGACGAGGATGTCATTCAAGCTGCCAGAGAGATTGCTGGGGAGACAACAACGCCCTCAGAGACACCCTATGCCTTACGGGAATCCAAGGTCCCCTCATCTCGTATCAGCCGAATCTGGAACTATAGTGGTCTTGCAGCAGGTATGTTGGGAGGCGCCATGACCGAAGGCTTCAGTCGAGCCTTCGGCGGTGGTGGCGAGGGATCTGTCCTTCTGAGCGAGAAGAACATGGAGCGTCTGGTTGCAAAGCTCTCACGCATGCGTGGTGCTGCTTTGAAGCTTGGCCAGATGATGAGTTTTCAGGACACCAAGATGCTACCTGCCCCCATCCAGCAGGTGCTCCAGCGTGTCCAGGATCGCGCTGATTACATGCCTGCCTGGCAGCGTGATCGCGTGTTAGTAGCAAACCTCGGTCCTGAGTGGAGAGACCTCTTCAGCGATTTTGAGGAGAAGCCTATCGCTGCTGCTTCTATCGGACAGGTTCACAAGGCCACGTTAAAGAATGGCAAGCGAGTCGCTGTCAAGATCCAATTCCCTGGTGTCGCTGACTCAATCAACTCGGACCTCGACAACCTGAGTATTCTCCTCACAGCTACCAAGCTACTCCCCAAGGGCCTATACCTCAACAAAACCATCGACAATGCGCGATTGGAGCTTGGTTGGGAATGTGACTATGAGCGAGAGCTTCAGTGCGCTCAACGCTACAAGGAGCTTCTCGGTTCAAGCGAGAAGGACGTTTTTATGGTGCCAAATGTTTATCCCGAGGCATCAGGCAAGCAAGTACTGACCATGGACTTCATGGATGGTATCGGCGTGACTCGCATCACCTCTTTCACCCAGGAGCAACGCGACTGGATCGGCACCCAGATTCTGCGTCTCTGTCTCCGTGAGATCACAGAGTTTCGATTTATGCAGACAGATCCAAACTGGACAAACTTTCTCTACAACGCGGATGTCAACAAGCTCGAGCTACTCGACTTTGGCGCGTCTCGCGAATATCCTGATGAGTTCGTCACACAATATGTGCAGCTTCTCGCTGCGGCCTCTCGATCCGACAAGGCCGCTGTCAAGGAGTTGTCAAAGAGCTTGGGCTACCTGACAGGCCATGAGAGTCGCACCATGGTTGAAGCACACACAAAGTCTGTTCTTACACTTGCGGAGCCTTTTCTTGCCAACGCACCCGATATTTATGACTTCAAAGACCAGACAATCACCGAGCGTGTCAAGGCTCTCATCCCTGTCATGCTCCACGAGCGACTGGCACCTCCACCAGAAGAGACATACAGTCTGCACCGAAAGCTCAGCGGTGCGTTCCTCTTGTGTGCAAAACTGGGTAGCAAGGTCCCTTGCAAGTCCATGTTTGAGGATGCGCTTGCCAAGGGGGGATATAGTAGGTGA